From Bacillus pumilus, one genomic window encodes:
- the atpD gene encoding F0F1 ATP synthase subunit beta, with amino-acid sequence MKTGRISQIMGPVVDVHFEDGHLPEIYNAIRVSHKAESESEVTIDLTLEVALHLGDNTVRTIAMASTDGVKRGMEAVDLGKPISVPVGNVTLGRVFNVLGDNIDLDEPLGVEAQRDPIHRQAPSFDQLSTEVEILETGIKVVDLLAPYIKGGKIGLFGGAGVGKTVLIQELINNIAQEHGGISVFAGVGERTREGNDLYYEMKDSGVIEKTAMVFGQMNEPPGARMRVALTGLTMAEHFRDELGQDVLFFIDNIYRFTQAGSEVSALLGRMPSAVGYQPTLATEMGQLQERITSTNVGSVTSIQAIYVPADDYTDPAPATTFAHLDATTNLERKLTEMGIYPAVDPLASTSRALAPEIVGEEHYAIAREVQQTLQRYKELQDIIAILGMDELSEDDKLVVHRARRVQFFLSQNFHVAEQFTGQKGSYVPLKETVKGFKEILSGKYDHLPEDAFRLVGRIEEVVEKAKEMGVEA; translated from the coding sequence ATGAAAACAGGACGCATCAGTCAGATCATGGGACCAGTCGTAGACGTTCATTTTGAAGACGGTCACTTGCCTGAGATTTATAATGCGATCAGAGTTTCGCATAAAGCGGAAAGCGAAAGTGAAGTTACTATCGACTTAACTTTAGAAGTAGCACTACATTTAGGTGATAATACAGTCAGAACCATCGCAATGGCATCAACAGACGGTGTGAAGCGCGGTATGGAAGCTGTAGACCTTGGAAAACCAATTTCAGTACCAGTTGGTAACGTAACACTTGGACGTGTATTCAACGTACTGGGAGATAACATTGACTTAGATGAGCCACTTGGTGTGGAAGCTCAAAGAGATCCAATCCACAGACAAGCGCCTTCTTTTGATCAACTTTCTACAGAAGTTGAAATTCTTGAAACGGGTATTAAAGTTGTTGACCTTCTTGCTCCTTACATCAAGGGTGGAAAGATCGGTCTATTCGGTGGAGCCGGTGTAGGTAAAACCGTTCTGATTCAAGAATTGATCAACAACATCGCACAAGAACACGGCGGTATTTCTGTATTCGCTGGTGTTGGAGAGCGTACACGTGAAGGAAACGACCTTTACTACGAAATGAAAGATTCTGGCGTTATCGAAAAAACAGCCATGGTCTTCGGCCAAATGAACGAGCCGCCAGGTGCGCGTATGCGTGTTGCCCTAACTGGTTTGACAATGGCAGAGCATTTCCGTGATGAACTAGGTCAAGACGTATTGTTCTTCATCGATAACATCTATCGTTTTACCCAAGCAGGTTCTGAAGTATCAGCCCTTCTTGGACGTATGCCTTCAGCGGTAGGTTATCAGCCGACACTTGCAACAGAAATGGGTCAGCTGCAAGAGCGTATCACGTCTACAAACGTAGGATCGGTTACATCGATTCAAGCGATCTATGTACCTGCGGATGACTATACGGATCCAGCTCCAGCAACAACGTTCGCTCACCTTGATGCAACGACAAACCTTGAGCGTAAGCTGACTGAAATGGGTATTTACCCAGCGGTTGATCCTCTTGCTTCAACATCTCGTGCACTTGCACCTGAGATCGTTGGCGAAGAGCATTATGCCATTGCGCGTGAAGTGCAGCAAACATTGCAGCGTTATAAAGAACTACAAGATATCATTGCCATTTTAGGTATGGATGAATTATCTGAGGACGATAAGCTTGTGGTACACAGAGCACGTCGTGTTCAATTCTTCCTATCTCAAAACTTCCACGTAGCAGAGCAGTTCACTGGCCAAAAGGGTTCTTATGTGCCATTGAAAGAAACTGTTAAAGGCTTCAAGGAAATCTTATCTGGTAAATACGATCACCTTCCAGAAGATGCATTCCGCTTAGTTGGACGCA
- a CDS encoding F0F1 ATP synthase subunit gamma — protein sequence MASLRDIKSRITSTKKSSQITKAMQMVSAAKLNRAENNAKSFVPYMEKIQEVVAAIATGTSAKHPMLLSRPVKKTGYLVITSDRGLAGPFNSSILRAAYQTIQSRHQSADEYAVIVIGKIGRDFFKKRGIPVISEVTGLGDEVAFADIKELASSTVQMFSDEAFDELYMFYNHFVSAISQEVTEKKLLPLTDLSAAATPNKRSASYEFEPSEEEILEVLLPQYAESLIFGALLDSKASEHAARMTAMKSATDNAKELIDNLTLSYNRARQAAITQEITEIVGGAAALE from the coding sequence TTGGCCTCATTACGCGATATAAAGTCAAGGATCACGTCAACGAAAAAATCGAGTCAGATCACAAAAGCGATGCAAATGGTATCAGCTGCGAAACTGAATCGTGCTGAAAACAATGCGAAGTCTTTTGTTCCTTACATGGAGAAAATCCAGGAAGTGGTTGCTGCAATCGCAACTGGAACAAGTGCTAAGCACCCAATGCTTCTTTCAAGACCTGTCAAGAAAACAGGGTATCTCGTCATTACATCTGATCGGGGGCTTGCAGGACCTTTTAACAGCTCGATTTTGCGTGCCGCTTACCAAACCATTCAATCTCGTCATCAATCCGCTGATGAATATGCGGTGATTGTGATTGGTAAAATCGGACGCGACTTCTTCAAAAAGCGCGGTATTCCAGTTATTTCTGAAGTAACAGGGCTTGGAGACGAAGTAGCGTTTGCTGATATTAAAGAATTAGCAAGCAGTACAGTTCAAATGTTCTCTGATGAAGCGTTTGACGAACTTTACATGTTCTACAACCACTTTGTCAGTGCCATTTCACAAGAAGTAACAGAGAAGAAATTATTGCCGCTAACGGACCTTTCGGCCGCAGCGACACCAAATAAACGTTCCGCATCTTATGAGTTTGAGCCTTCTGAAGAAGAAATTCTTGAAGTTCTCCTTCCTCAATATGCAGAGAGTTTGATTTTCGGTGCGCTTCTTGACAGCAAAGCAAGTGAACATGCTGCAAGGATGACAGCAATGAAGAGTGCAACAGACAACGCAAAAGAATTGATCGACAACCTGACACTCTCTTATAACCGTGCTCGTCAAGCAGCGATTACACAAGAGATTACAGAAATTGTCGGCGGAGCAGCTGCCTTAGAATAG
- the atpA gene encoding F0F1 ATP synthase subunit alpha produces MSIKAEEISALIKQQIQNYQSEIEVKDVGTVIQVGDGIARVHGLDNIMAGELVEFSNGVMGMAQNLEESNVGIVILGPYKDIREGDDVKRTGRIMEVPVGEELIGRIVNPLGQPVDGLGPILTSKTRPIESEAPGVMDRKSVHEPLQTGIKAIDALIPIGRGQRELIIGDRQTGKTSVAIDTILNQKDQDMICIYVAIGQKESTVRGVVETLRKHGALDYTIVVTASASQPAPLLYLAPYAGVTMGEEFMYNGKHVLVVYDDLSKQAAAYRELSLLLRRPPGREAFPGDVFYLHSRLLERAAKLSDEKGGGSITALPFVETQAGDISAYIPTNVISITDGQIFLQSDLFFSGVRPAVNAGLSVSRVGGSAQIKAMKKVAGTLRLDLASYRELEAFAQFGSDLDQATQAKLNRGARTVEVLKQDLNKPLKVEKQVAILYALTRGYLDDVAIADVKRFEAELFMYIEENHKDLFDTISQTGNMPADEEWNTAIEGFKRTFAPSN; encoded by the coding sequence GTGAGTATCAAAGCTGAAGAGATTAGCGCGCTGATAAAGCAGCAAATCCAAAACTATCAATCTGAAATTGAAGTAAAAGATGTCGGTACAGTCATTCAAGTAGGGGACGGTATCGCGCGTGTACATGGCCTTGACAACATTATGGCAGGAGAGCTGGTTGAGTTCTCTAATGGTGTAATGGGTATGGCTCAAAACCTTGAGGAGTCTAACGTAGGTATCGTGATTTTAGGACCTTACAAAGATATCCGTGAAGGTGACGATGTAAAACGTACAGGTCGTATCATGGAGGTTCCAGTAGGTGAAGAATTAATCGGACGTATTGTGAACCCACTTGGTCAGCCTGTTGATGGACTAGGTCCAATCTTAACGAGCAAAACTCGTCCAATCGAAAGTGAAGCACCAGGCGTTATGGATCGTAAATCTGTACATGAGCCGCTTCAAACAGGGATTAAAGCAATTGATGCCTTGATTCCAATCGGACGCGGACAGCGTGAATTGATCATTGGTGACCGTCAAACAGGTAAAACATCTGTTGCAATTGATACGATCCTAAACCAAAAAGATCAAGACATGATCTGTATTTATGTAGCGATCGGACAAAAAGAATCAACGGTTCGTGGTGTTGTTGAAACACTTCGTAAGCATGGTGCGCTTGATTACACAATCGTAGTCACAGCTTCTGCATCACAGCCAGCCCCGCTTCTTTACCTTGCTCCTTATGCAGGTGTAACGATGGGTGAGGAATTCATGTATAACGGCAAGCACGTACTTGTTGTATATGATGACCTTTCTAAACAAGCGGCAGCTTACCGTGAGCTTTCATTATTGCTTCGCCGTCCTCCAGGTCGTGAGGCATTCCCTGGTGATGTTTTCTATCTTCACTCTCGTTTATTAGAGCGTGCAGCGAAGCTTAGTGACGAAAAGGGTGGCGGTTCTATCACAGCATTGCCTTTCGTAGAAACGCAAGCTGGCGATATCTCTGCATATATCCCAACAAACGTTATTTCAATCACAGATGGACAGATTTTCTTACAATCTGATCTCTTCTTCTCAGGCGTACGTCCAGCAGTAAACGCAGGATTGTCTGTATCTCGTGTAGGTGGTTCTGCACAAATCAAAGCGATGAAAAAGGTAGCAGGTACACTTCGTCTGGATCTTGCTTCTTATCGTGAGCTTGAAGCATTCGCTCAGTTTGGATCTGATCTAGACCAAGCGACTCAAGCAAAATTAAACCGTGGTGCTAGAACAGTTGAAGTCTTAAAACAAGACTTGAACAAACCGCTTAAAGTTGAAAAACAAGTAGCGATTCTTTATGCACTTACAAGAGGATACTTAGACGATGTCGCGATTGCTGATGTCAAACGTTTTGAAGCTGAGTTATTCATGTACATTGAAGAAAACCATAAAGACTTGTTTGACACCATCTCTCAAACAGGAAACATGCCTGCTGATGAAGAGTGGAATACAGCAATCGAAGGCTTTAAACGTACGTTTGCACCAAGCAACTAA
- a CDS encoding F0F1 ATP synthase subunit delta — MSVTIVSKRYASALFDIVLASSAVDETEKELNEIKKVLKADQELNDFLVHPKITADKKKHLIAEAFKGVSTHVLHTMYLLIDRGRTNIFSEMTSEFVKLANRTKQIDDAVVYSVKPLSGAEIQSLSEVFAKKAGVTSLRVENVIDKDLIGGVKIRIGNRIYDGSVSGKLSRIERQLAGENR, encoded by the coding sequence ATGAGCGTGACTATTGTCTCTAAGCGTTACGCTTCTGCTCTTTTTGACATCGTTCTTGCTTCTTCGGCAGTAGACGAAACTGAAAAAGAGCTGAATGAGATCAAAAAAGTTCTAAAGGCTGACCAAGAATTGAATGACTTTCTTGTTCATCCAAAGATTACGGCAGATAAAAAGAAACATTTGATTGCAGAAGCTTTCAAAGGTGTTTCGACACATGTATTGCACACAATGTATTTATTGATTGACCGCGGACGCACGAATATTTTCTCTGAAATGACGTCTGAGTTTGTGAAACTTGCAAACCGCACGAAACAAATAGACGATGCGGTCGTGTATTCAGTGAAACCGCTGAGCGGCGCTGAAATTCAATCTTTATCTGAAGTATTTGCCAAAAAAGCCGGAGTCACATCACTGCGTGTTGAAAATGTGATTGACAAGGATCTAATAGGCGGAGTGAAAATCCGTATCGGAAACCGCATTTATGACGGCAGTGTCAGCGGAAAGCTTTCCCGCATTGAACGTCAGCTTGCAGGCGAAAATCGTTAG
- the atpF gene encoding F0F1 ATP synthase subunit B: protein MSQLPVVLGAGGLSFNAGDMLFQLIAMLILLALLKKFALKPLLGIMKQREDYIGNEISSAEQKHVQAEKLLEEQRVLLKEAREESHTLIENAKKIGEKQKEEIIQAARQESERLKESARTEIVKEKEQAVAALREQVASLSVLIASKVIERELDEQAQEKLIQEYLKEAGESR from the coding sequence ATGTCTCAGTTACCAGTGGTTTTAGGAGCAGGTGGCTTAAGTTTCAACGCCGGGGATATGTTATTCCAGCTTATCGCTATGCTCATCCTGCTTGCACTTTTAAAGAAATTTGCGCTTAAACCTTTATTAGGTATTATGAAGCAGCGTGAAGATTATATAGGAAATGAAATTTCAAGTGCTGAACAAAAGCACGTTCAAGCTGAAAAGCTTCTTGAAGAACAACGTGTCTTATTGAAAGAAGCACGCGAAGAATCACATACACTCATCGAAAATGCGAAAAAGATTGGTGAGAAACAAAAAGAAGAGATCATTCAAGCAGCACGTCAAGAGTCAGAGCGCTTGAAAGAGTCTGCTAGAACTGAAATCGTGAAAGAAAAAGAACAAGCTGTGGCTGCACTGCGCGAGCAGGTTGCATCACTATCTGTACTCATTGCATCTAAAGTGATTGAAAGAGAACTTGATGAGCAAGCACAAGAGAAATTGATTCAAGAGTATCTTAAAGAGGCAGGCGAAAGCCGATGA
- the atpE gene encoding F0F1 ATP synthase subunit C produces the protein MNLIAAAIAIGLGALGAGIGNGLIVSKTVEGIARQPEAGRELRTLMFIGVALVEALPIIAVVIAFLAFFG, from the coding sequence ATGAATTTAATAGCAGCAGCAATTGCAATCGGTTTGGGAGCACTAGGAGCAGGTATTGGTAACGGTCTAATCGTATCTAAAACAGTTGAAGGAATCGCTCGTCAGCCAGAAGCTGGTAGAGAACTAAGAACACTTATGTTCATCGGGGTCGCTTTAGTTGAGGCACTTCCAATTATCGCTGTCGTTATCGCATTCTTGGCATTCTTTGGTTAA
- the atpB gene encoding F0F1 ATP synthase subunit A, with translation MGHSSKTTEFLGLTFNLSNVLMITIASIIVLLIAVLTTRVLSIRPTKAQNFMEWIVDFVRNIIGSSMDMKTGAPFLALGVTLLMYIFVSNMLGLPFSITVDHNLWWKSPTADPAITMTLAIMVMGLTHYYGVKAKGVKEYTKDYFRPIPLLVPLKLIEEFANTLTLGLRLYGNIFAGEILLGLLAGLATNFYTQNIALGIVGTLGAIVPMIVWQAFSLFVGTIQAFIFTMLTMVYISHKVSDEH, from the coding sequence TTGGGTCACAGTTCAAAAACTACAGAATTTTTAGGGTTAACGTTCAACTTATCCAATGTTCTCATGATTACGATTGCTAGTATCATCGTTCTTCTCATAGCGGTGCTGACTACTCGTGTTCTGTCTATTCGTCCGACAAAGGCGCAGAACTTCATGGAATGGATTGTTGATTTTGTTCGAAATATCATAGGTAGTTCGATGGACATGAAAACAGGAGCCCCATTTCTAGCGCTTGGCGTTACATTACTCATGTACATATTTGTTTCAAACATGCTTGGACTGCCATTCTCGATTACGGTCGATCACAACTTGTGGTGGAAATCACCAACAGCAGACCCTGCAATCACAATGACACTAGCGATTATGGTCATGGGATTGACACATTACTACGGTGTCAAGGCAAAAGGAGTCAAGGAATATACGAAAGACTACTTTAGACCAATTCCGCTTTTAGTACCATTGAAACTTATTGAAGAATTTGCAAACACGCTAACACTTGGTTTGCGTCTTTATGGAAACATTTTTGCTGGAGAGATTCTTCTTGGTTTGCTTGCAGGACTTGCGACCAATTTCTACACGCAAAACATTGCGCTTGGTATCGTTGGTACATTAGGTGCCATCGTGCCGATGATTGTATGGCAGGCATTCAGTTTGTTTGTCGGAACAATCCAAGCATTTATCTTCACCATGCTGACAATGGTGTACATTTCCCATAAAGTCAGCGATGAACACTAA
- a CDS encoding ATP synthase subunit I encodes MNDPNAIFRRQSKYMFYLLAIFVFGYAMPGFKPLFLGFIIGTIFAFFNLFLLIRRMHAFDRAVKKGKSIRSMGSTARWANAILAVAIAWRYPNEVHLAGVVIGLMTIYPVIMIDSFIQLKRSTMEER; translated from the coding sequence ATGAACGATCCAAACGCGATTTTCCGCAGACAGAGTAAATATATGTTCTATCTATTGGCAATTTTTGTGTTTGGCTATGCCATGCCTGGTTTTAAACCACTGTTTCTTGGTTTCATTATCGGCACAATTTTTGCTTTCTTTAATTTATTCCTACTTATACGGAGAATGCACGCTTTTGATCGAGCGGTTAAAAAAGGAAAATCCATTCGTTCAATGGGAAGTACAGCCAGGTGGGCCAACGCAATTCTCGCAGTAGCGATTGCTTGGCGTTACCCTAATGAAGTTCATCTGGCAGGTGTTGTTATAGGATTAATGACAATATATCCTGTCATTATGATAGATTCCTTCATTCAACTTAAACGTTCTACTATGGAAGAGAGGTGA
- the upp gene encoding uracil phosphoribosyltransferase, whose product MAKVYVFDHPLIQHKLTYIRDVHTGTKEFRELVDEVATLMAFEITRDLPLEEVDVETPVQVAKSNVISGKKLGVVPILRAGLGMVDGILKLIPAAKVGHVGLYRDPKTLKPVEYYVKLPSDVEEREFIVVDPMLATGGSAVEALNSLKKRGAKNIRFMCLIAAPEGVEEMQKHHPDVDIYIAALDEKLNEKGYIIPGLGDAGDRMYGTK is encoded by the coding sequence ATGGCAAAGGTTTATGTATTTGATCACCCGCTTATTCAGCACAAACTTACATATATTCGTGACGTTCATACAGGAACAAAAGAATTTAGAGAGCTAGTGGATGAAGTCGCAACATTAATGGCATTTGAAATCACAAGAGACTTACCGCTTGAAGAGGTGGATGTAGAAACACCTGTACAAGTAGCGAAATCAAACGTGATCTCTGGGAAGAAACTCGGTGTTGTGCCAATTTTAAGAGCAGGTCTTGGAATGGTGGACGGGATTTTGAAACTCATTCCAGCTGCTAAAGTGGGACATGTCGGTTTATACCGTGATCCGAAAACATTAAAGCCTGTTGAATATTATGTGAAGCTTCCATCTGATGTGGAAGAGCGTGAATTTATCGTAGTAGATCCAATGCTTGCAACTGGCGGTTCAGCAGTCGAAGCATTGAACAGCTTGAAAAAACGCGGGGCGAAAAACATTCGCTTCATGTGTCTGATTGCTGCCCCTGAAGGTGTAGAAGAAATGCAAAAGCATCATCCTGACGTTGATATCTACATTGCAGCATTAGATGAGAAATTGAACGAAAAAGGCTACATTATCCCAGGTCTTGGTGATGCTGGTGACCGCATGTATGGAACGAAATAA
- the glyA gene encoding serine hydroxymethyltransferase: protein MKHLPEQDAQVFKAIQLERKRQQDKIELIASENFVSEAVMEAQGSVLTNKYAEGYPGKRYYGGCEHVDVVEDIARDRAKEIFGAEYVNVQPHSGAQANMAVYFTILEHGDTVLGMNLSHGGHLTHGSPVNFSGVQYNFVEYGVDKETQHIDYQDVLEKAREHKPKLIVAGASAYPRQIDFKKFREIADEVGAYFMVDMAHIAGLVAVGLHPNPVPYADFVTTTTHKTLRGPRGGMILCREEFGKKIDKSIFPGIQGGPLMHVISAKAVSFGEVLNGDFKTYAQNVIDNAKQLAETLLSENIQLVSGGTDNHLVLIDLRSLGITGKIAENVLDEIGITVNKNAIPYDPEKPFVTSGVRVGTAAVTSRGFDQEAMKEVGSIIALALKHHEDEAKLEEAKKRVSDLTARFPLYNELDY from the coding sequence ATGAAACATTTACCTGAGCAAGACGCACAAGTATTCAAGGCAATTCAACTAGAGCGGAAACGCCAGCAGGACAAAATCGAATTAATTGCATCAGAAAACTTTGTAAGCGAAGCAGTCATGGAAGCACAGGGCTCTGTATTAACAAACAAATATGCAGAGGGCTACCCTGGTAAACGCTACTATGGCGGCTGTGAACATGTAGACGTTGTAGAAGATATCGCACGTGACCGCGCAAAAGAAATTTTTGGCGCTGAGTATGTGAACGTACAGCCTCACTCAGGTGCTCAAGCGAATATGGCCGTATACTTTACCATTCTTGAGCATGGCGATACAGTGCTAGGCATGAACTTATCACATGGCGGGCATTTAACGCATGGAAGCCCTGTCAACTTTAGTGGTGTACAGTACAACTTTGTAGAATATGGTGTCGATAAAGAAACGCAGCATATCGACTACCAAGATGTACTTGAAAAAGCACGTGAACATAAGCCAAAGCTAATTGTAGCGGGTGCAAGTGCATACCCACGTCAAATTGATTTCAAAAAGTTCCGTGAGATTGCGGATGAAGTCGGTGCTTACTTTATGGTCGACATGGCTCACATTGCGGGTCTTGTTGCAGTAGGTCTTCATCCAAATCCAGTTCCTTATGCAGATTTTGTGACAACGACAACTCACAAAACATTGCGTGGACCTCGCGGCGGAATGATCCTATGCCGTGAAGAGTTTGGTAAAAAGATCGACAAATCGATCTTCCCTGGTATTCAAGGTGGACCACTGATGCATGTCATCTCTGCAAAAGCTGTTTCTTTCGGTGAAGTATTGAACGGAGATTTCAAAACTTATGCACAAAACGTTATTGATAATGCAAAGCAGCTAGCTGAAACTCTGTTATCTGAAAATATTCAGCTTGTATCTGGTGGAACGGATAACCATCTTGTTCTCATCGACTTGCGTTCTCTTGGCATCACAGGAAAAATTGCAGAAAATGTTCTTGATGAAATCGGTATTACAGTGAACAAAAATGCGATTCCTTATGATCCAGAAAAACCTTTTGTCACAAGTGGTGTACGTGTTGGTACAGCAGCAGTGACAAGCCGCGGTTTCGATCAAGAGGCGATGAAAGAAGTCGGTTCCATTATTGCGCTTGCTCTAAAACATCATGAAGATGAAGCGAAATTAGAAGAAGCGAAAAAGCGTGTATCTGATCTAACTGCCCGCTTCCCTCTATATAACGAATTAGATTATTAA
- a CDS encoding TIGR01440 family protein: MNIGQDWLEMLKEFHQMVELRAGQILVIGCSTSEVAGEHIGTAGSEQIAASIYQELDQLRRETGIELAFQCCEHLNRALVVEEEVAFRLNLEIVAAVPVRKAGGSMAAHAYQHMEHPVLVESIKAHAGIDIGDTLIGMHLKRVAVPVRLSRHQLGHAHVTFAKTRPKLIGGERAVYTRS, encoded by the coding sequence ATGAACATTGGTCAAGATTGGCTTGAAATGTTAAAAGAGTTTCATCAAATGGTCGAACTGCGTGCTGGGCAAATCTTAGTGATCGGCTGCAGTACATCAGAAGTGGCTGGTGAGCATATTGGGACAGCAGGAAGTGAGCAAATAGCTGCGTCTATCTATCAAGAATTGGATCAGCTAAGACGAGAGACTGGCATTGAGCTCGCTTTCCAGTGCTGTGAGCATCTGAATCGTGCTCTTGTTGTGGAAGAAGAAGTGGCTTTCCGGCTTAACCTAGAGATTGTAGCGGCAGTACCTGTCCGAAAGGCGGGTGGTTCGATGGCGGCTCATGCGTATCAGCACATGGAACATCCTGTGTTAGTTGAATCCATCAAGGCGCATGCTGGAATCGATATCGGTGATACATTAATTGGGATGCATCTAAAGAGAGTCGCTGTACCTGTTCGCCTCAGTCGTCATCAATTAGGACATGCACATGTGACTTTTGCGAAAACGCGTCCGAAGCTGATTGGCGGAGAACGAGCGGTTTATACAAGATCATAG
- the rpiB gene encoding ribose 5-phosphate isomerase B, producing MKVAIASDHGGTNIREEIKQLMDELKIEYIDMGCECGSGSVDYPDYAFPVANMVANGEVDRGILICGTGIGMSISANKVKGIRCALVHDTFSAKATREHNDTNVLAMGERVIGPGLAREIAHIWLTTEFTAGRHAVRIGKIADYEEKHL from the coding sequence ATGAAAGTAGCCATTGCATCCGATCACGGCGGAACGAATATTCGTGAAGAAATCAAACAACTGATGGATGAATTGAAGATTGAATACATTGATATGGGTTGTGAATGTGGATCAGGTTCTGTAGACTACCCAGATTATGCTTTTCCTGTAGCTAACATGGTGGCAAACGGAGAAGTCGACCGCGGCATTTTAATTTGCGGGACAGGCATCGGTATGAGCATCTCAGCAAACAAAGTGAAAGGAATTCGCTGTGCGCTGGTGCATGATACATTTAGTGCGAAAGCGACTAGAGAACATAATGATACAAACGTCCTTGCGATGGGAGAGCGAGTCATTGGCCCTGGATTAGCACGTGAGATTGCGCACATTTGGCTGACAACAGAATTTACGGCAGGACGACATGCTGTACGGATTGGTAAGATCGCTGATTACGAAGAAAAGCACCTATAA
- a CDS encoding low molecular weight protein arginine phosphatase, translating into MKILFVCTGNTCRSPMAQALFASIAHDKGLEVTVKSAGIFASDAGKASPQAVEALFEKSIPLNHSSSKLTEDLLREADYVFTMTMQHKQLIVEQYAHAKDKIFTLKEFATGTEGDVSDPFGGSLSVYQETRDELEALLYQLAERLKKDQTCS; encoded by the coding sequence ATGAAAATCTTATTTGTTTGTACGGGAAATACATGCAGAAGTCCGATGGCTCAAGCCCTTTTTGCTTCAATTGCACATGATAAAGGTTTAGAGGTCACTGTTAAATCAGCGGGCATTTTTGCCTCAGATGCTGGGAAGGCTTCTCCTCAAGCGGTCGAAGCATTATTTGAGAAAAGCATTCCACTGAATCACTCTTCTTCAAAACTGACAGAGGATCTTCTGCGAGAAGCAGATTACGTCTTCACCATGACCATGCAGCATAAACAGTTGATTGTGGAGCAATATGCGCATGCAAAAGACAAGATCTTCACTCTAAAGGAATTTGCGACAGGAACAGAAGGCGATGTATCCGATCCGTTTGGAGGAAGTCTGTCTGTTTATCAGGAAACACGTGATGAACTTGAAGCATTGCTCTATCAACTGGCTGAGAGATTGAAAAAAGATCAGACATGCTCATAA
- a CDS encoding manganese efflux pump MntP family protein: MYELAGELLTLSIMAFALGMDAFSVGLGMGMVQLRFRQIIYIGLVIGIFHMFMPLFGMLTGQLLSGWLGLLATYIGGALLLVLGLQMIVASIRKEDKPFIAPVGAGLVLFATSVSLDSFSVGLSLGIYGSHVWMTILLFGIFSMILTWLGLLLGKQVRSWVGSYSGALGGIILLAFGIKLLFPL, translated from the coding sequence ATGTACGAACTAGCTGGCGAATTGCTGACGCTCAGCATCATGGCTTTTGCACTGGGAATGGATGCTTTTTCGGTTGGACTTGGCATGGGGATGGTTCAGCTGAGGTTCCGCCAGATCATTTATATTGGACTTGTCATTGGGATATTTCATATGTTTATGCCGCTTTTTGGTATGCTGACAGGTCAGCTCCTATCAGGCTGGCTCGGTCTCCTTGCCACCTATATCGGCGGGGCGCTGCTTTTGGTGCTCGGGCTGCAAATGATCGTTGCGTCTATTCGCAAAGAGGATAAACCATTTATCGCACCTGTTGGGGCTGGTCTCGTTCTTTTTGCAACAAGTGTCAGCTTAGACAGTTTTTCCGTTGGTTTAAGTCTCGGAATTTACGGTTCTCACGTGTGGATGACCATTTTATTGTTTGGTATTTTTAGTATGATCCTCACATGGCTTGGATTATTACTCGGTAAACAGGTTCGATCATGGGTTGGATCATATAGCGGGGCGCTTGGCGGAATCATTTTACTAGCCTTTGGTATCAAATTATTATTTCCGCTCTAG